The following are encoded together in the Labrus mixtus chromosome 2, fLabMix1.1, whole genome shotgun sequence genome:
- the LOC132983232 gene encoding B-cell receptor CD22-like: MKGAATKTATRSGFVVLLLYLTVVKGQDGWGVTYPSTQICTVKGSTVVIHCTYTFPPSWNEQNTKVMRALWFTKVNRNQPVDLITDPLYTDRVEYHFHKNNCTLRITDMRESDVAEYKFMFITNQPEGRVTGSPGVTLSVTALQVQVNIIRVYWTNTFAELECLSSCSPAVHPSYIWFKNGENIQIETSSLTRYFYTEDSFACALKGYENFPSTSVCVHDQICNRVMYDVKSICSLEGSSVDISSTYFSYENYERKIWFSPDRSHQWQDHTQPEDISKDSQYADRVRVIERQRGRSTLRISDLRERDSGQYHFKFKTSSFEWKSSLPGTTLTVTALQVRVTMATFQQDHTEAELRCHNSCSPAGRISYVWFKNGEKILNEENSSYKDLFYPGNDISCAVRGLESYRSPSLYALNAPSVSTSPSREIMEGTSVTLNCNSDADGAVKFSWYKRNRTLSSKEAELIFGSVLSSDSGEYCCTAENELGKRTSEGIFINVKYGPRLPTVSVSPSAEIMEGSSVTLACSSDANPAANYTWYRENEESPEASGPTFTITYIRAEQSGNYYCEANNGIGRHNSILIVIDVTGAWTSTVAVTTMVVVLAIILLSVFILIKKKRASKQQCGERPDDNREQCLPTQGQQEEQDDLHYSSVKFTKNQADSLYSNIRPAQRHRHNEEERDEGVEYSAITFNKGPSAPN; encoded by the exons TGGTAAAAGGTCAGGATGGCTGGGGAGTGACTTACCCTTCTACTCAGATCTGTACTGTAAAAGGATCGACAGTTGTCATACACTGCACTTACACATTTCCACCCAGTTGGAATGAGCAGAATACAAAAGTTATGAGAGCATTATGGTTTACAAAAGTGAATAGAAATCAACCTGTGGATCTGATAACTGACCCATTGTACACCGATCGTGTGGAGTatcattttcataaaaacaacTGCACTCTGAGAATCACCGACATGAGAGAGAGTGACGTAGCTGAGTACAAGTTCATGTTCATAACAAACCAACCAGAGGGACGTGTGACTGGTTCCCCTGGAGTTACTTTGTCTGTCACAg CTCTACAGGTGCAGGTGAACATTATTAGAGTTTACTGGACTAATACCTTTGCAGAGCTGGAGTGTCTCAGCAGCTGCAGTCCAGCTGTTCATCCTTCCTACATCTGGTTCAAGAATGGAGAGAACATTCAGATAGAAACATCTTCTTTGACAAGATATTTTTATACTGAAGACAGCTTTGCCTGTGCTTTAAAGGGATATGAGAATTTCCCCTCTACATCAGTGT gTGTCCATGATCAAATCTGTAACAGAGTGATGTATGATGTCAAAAGCATCTGTTCCCTAGAAGGCTCATCAGTGGACATTTCATCCACCTACTTCAGTTACGAGAATTACGAAAGAAAAATTTGGTTCAGTCCAGATCGTAGTCATCAGTGGCAGGATCACACACAGCCTGAGGACATAAGTAAAGACTCTCAGTACGCAGATCGTGTTCGGGTTattgaaagacagagaggacgCTCCACTCTGAGAATCTCTGACCTGAGAGAGAGGGATTCAGGGCAGTATCactttaaattcaaaacatcgaGCTTTGAATGGAAGAGCAGCTTACCTGGAACAACTTTGACTGTAACAG CTCTCCAGGTGCgggtaaccatggcaacattTCAACAGGATCACACGGAGGCAGAGCTGAGATGTCACAACAGCTGCAGTCCTGCCGGTCGTATTTCCTATGTCTGGTTCAAGAATGGAGAGAAAATCCTGAATGAGGAAAATTCTTCCTATAAAGACCTGTTTTATCCAGGAAACGATATCTCTTGTGCTGTGAGAGGACTCGAAAGTTATCGCTCTCCCTCGCTGT ATGCTCTGAATGCTCCCTCTGTGTCAACAAGTCCTTCAAGGGAAATAATGGAGGGCACTTCAGTCACTTTGAACTGTAACAGTGATGCTGACGGAGCAGTTAAATTCTCCTGGTACAAGAGGAATCGGACGCTGTCCAGCAAAGAAGCAGAGCTTATCTTTGGCTCCGTCCTGTCCTCTGACTCCGGAGAGTATTGCTGTACAGCCGAGAATGAGCTGGGGAAAAGAACATCTGAAGGCATCTTTATCAATGTCAAAT ATGGTCCAAGGCTTCCCACTGTGTCAGTGAGTCCCTCTGCTGAGATAATGGAGGGCAGTTCAGTGACTCTGGCCTGTAGCAGTGATGCTAACCCAGCAGCTAATTATACCTGGTACAGAGAGAATGAAGAGTCTCCAGAAGCTTCAGGGCCGACCTTCACTATCACTTACATCAGAGCTGAACAAAGTGGAAATTATTACTGTGAAGCCAATAATGGAATAGGACGCCATAATTCTATCTTGATTGTAATTGATGTGACAG GAGCATGGACATCAACAGTTGCCGTAACCACCATGGTTGTTGTACTGGCTATCAtactcctctctgtcttcataTTGATTAA aaagaaaagggcCTCCAAGCAACAGTGTGGAGAGAGACCAGATGACAACAGGGAACAG TGTCTACCAACTCAGGGCCAGCAAGAGGAGCAGGATGACCTTCATTATTCCAGTGTTAAGTTCACCAAGAATCAAGCAGATTCTCTCTACTCCAACATCAGACCAGCTCAACGCCACAGACACAACGAGGAAGAACGGGATGAAGGTGTTGAATATTCTGCTATCACATTTAACAAAGGCCCTTCTGCCCCCAACTAA